A part of Larkinella insperata genomic DNA contains:
- a CDS encoding TlpA family protein disulfide reductase: MKTLLPFLLFLIGVQRVASAQDIYPGPRPETVLTAPTDQAFLKEFNEKFKADFDAPAQYAKAQAMTVDGWEMNLYTARKTQRAFYQEHPQAPQLSEALKRYIENCIRWNYWHLLLAWPIVRPNAQTSQQTGPSLPAVMLEGFEEAKVADEAALLAEPYRNFLLYYITYFQRKARSFASYPPADKHRMLTDKADFARQHLSGKPYQYALARLLVDECGNAVPSSVREVFAMLSATPNSTVYTDAVKVRCGAVMAHKEEPKPEAVAQKKADPNVFSFVNQQGAAVTLEDYRGKVVYLDIWASWCGPCLVEMPHSKQLHERFTKKQLENVVFLYVSIDDSEGNWKSALQKHQLPGDQGWSKGGWRSRIVQYFGIQSIPRYILLDKKGQVADLNAQRPSSANAIYQDIVKLLEE, encoded by the coding sequence GTGAAAACACTTCTTCCGTTCTTACTTTTTTTGATTGGCGTTCAACGGGTAGCCTCCGCGCAGGATATCTACCCGGGCCCTCGGCCTGAAACCGTACTGACTGCCCCGACAGACCAGGCCTTTCTGAAGGAATTCAACGAGAAATTCAAAGCCGATTTTGACGCTCCGGCGCAGTACGCCAAAGCGCAGGCTATGACCGTGGATGGCTGGGAAATGAACCTATACACCGCCCGAAAAACGCAACGGGCTTTTTACCAGGAGCATCCGCAGGCCCCGCAGCTTTCAGAAGCCCTGAAAAGGTACATCGAGAATTGCATTCGCTGGAACTACTGGCACCTGCTGCTGGCCTGGCCCATCGTCCGCCCGAACGCCCAGACCAGCCAGCAAACCGGACCTTCGCTTCCCGCCGTGATGCTGGAGGGGTTCGAGGAAGCGAAGGTGGCCGACGAAGCCGCGCTGCTGGCCGAGCCCTACCGCAACTTCCTGCTGTATTACATTACGTACTTTCAGCGCAAAGCCCGGAGTTTTGCCAGCTACCCACCAGCCGATAAACACCGGATGCTCACCGACAAAGCCGATTTTGCCCGCCAGCACCTGAGCGGCAAACCGTACCAGTACGCCCTGGCCCGGCTGCTGGTCGACGAGTGCGGAAATGCGGTGCCTTCGTCGGTGCGGGAGGTATTTGCCATGCTGTCGGCCACGCCCAATTCGACGGTATACACCGATGCGGTCAAGGTTCGCTGCGGGGCGGTGATGGCCCACAAAGAGGAGCCCAAGCCGGAAGCCGTTGCCCAGAAAAAAGCCGATCCGAATGTTTTCTCGTTTGTCAATCAGCAGGGCGCAGCCGTTACGCTCGAGGATTACAGGGGCAAAGTGGTGTATCTCGACATCTGGGCGAGCTGGTGCGGCCCCTGCCTGGTCGAAATGCCGCATTCCAAGCAACTTCACGAGCGGTTCACCAAAAAGCAACTGGAAAACGTGGTTTTTCTGTACGTGTCCATCGACGATTCGGAGGGCAACTGGAAGAGCGCCTTGCAAAAACACCAGCTACCCGGCGACCAGGGATGGTCGAAGGGCGGCTGGCGTTCGCGAATCGTGCAATATTTTGGGATTCAGAGCATTCCGCGGTATATCCTCCTCGACAAGAAAGGCCAGGTGGCCGATCTGAACGCCCAACGGCCTAGTTCCGCCAACGCGATTTATCAGGATATTGTCAAACTGCTCGAAGAGTAA